The DNA window TGGATGGCCGTTCAATACCCCGATGCCGTTGTCACTAGAAATGGCATATGGAATAACACCTGGCTCAATTCGCATCCAATACAGAATCTTGATCAATACAGGGAGTATGTATTGCCTGATTTTCCCGATGCTCCTCCTTCCATATCTTTTCCATCCTTTCCGAACTTTCCTGAAGGACTTCCTGATTTGGGAGATCTCTCAGTTAGTGGTAATAACGAGAGAACTGCTTCTGATAGTGCCGAGTACGGAAATATAAATGTGTTGGGTAGTGGAGAACTGATTTTCGACTTGAGTGGAAGAGACCTCTCGATAAGGGCAAGCTCGCTCAAGGTATCGGGCAGCGGAAAGATAACCGTGATCGGTCCTGGCACCTTGAATATGTTTGTCGACGGGAACGTATCTATAAGCGGAAATGGAATAGCTTCTCTGAACTCGGCCAGGTTCAATCTCTACGTGAATGGCAGCTTCACATCTTCAGGGAACAACAATATTTAGCTAACAGAATTGCATGCAAAAGGATTGACCGAACTCGGCAACAGCGGTCAGATGACTTTGGATAAGCTCTATGTAGACTCTAGTCAGGCATTCTCCACTTCAGGAAACGGGACGCTCAGAATATCCTCTGAGGTTCTCGTTAAGGCTTCATCTGCTTCGTTCTCGAGTGGAGTAGTTGACTTTATGAATGGTTCCAGACAAGAATTCCAGATCGCAAATACCATGTCTTTGACAGGAAATGCAGTCATGAATGGAATCAGTAATGGAGTGATAAACTGTGGCTCCCTAAACATACAACAAGGGCATATCAACATTGCCGAAGAAGGAAACCTCGAAGTATTTGCCAGTATGGGATTTAATATGGGTGGAAGCAGCACACTCAATGACGGTGGTGACAGGAATGCCGTAAGGGTTGACTATGCAGGCACAAACAATCTTGACCTAACCGGCAATATCCGATACACAGGTATTCTCAACATCCTTCAAGCAAACGCAAGCTTAGGCGGTTCTGGCGAGATCGATGGACTGGTAATCAGCGGCGGTCCAAATGTAAACCTACACGGTAATTTTCTTGCCAATGTTATAGCTGTCTATGCTCCAAACTCCACAGTAAATATGGTCGGAAGTGCCACGGTCAGGGGAGCTATTGTGGCAGACAGATTTGTGGCTGGTGGAAATTCGAGAGTGGTTTTCGAGAGCGAAACAGAAGAACTTTTCCCTCCGGGAACGATTGGTTTTGGTGACGAAGAGGGACAAGAAGATACGGAATTCTGGAGTAGATAGGGAGTGAGCGAAGTGATTGGAAATCGCCCGGCAAGGAAACAAGGCTTCTCACTAGTCGAGATCGTGATGAGTCTGGTAATAGTTATGGTGATTATTGCGGCCGTCTTGCCAGCATTGACCAAGAGCATGCAACAGGCAAACAGGAATAGACACCTGACCACCGAATTATCGAGGGTTCAGAAAGCTCTTGAAGAGGAGTACTTCGTTCCTGAAAGGAGCGGTTCGTATTCGGTAGTGCTTAATCTAGATGCTCAGAATATTGTGCTTTCCGGTGAACTCGTATCGAAGGAGTTCGCTGAGAACAAGAAAATCGATATCTTCCTGAGAGAGAGGTAGAGACCTCGATGAACAGAAGAAGAGGACTAACACTTGCAGAGTTGCTTGTTGTAATTCTTACATCAAGCATCATAGCGGCAACTGCTTTGTCCGTCTTCTCTGCGGGATGGAGAGTATATATGACATCTCAGTCCTTGTCGTTGCTAAGAAGGAATCTCAGGACCGCTGCGGAAAGAATATCTGAAGAGTTGCGATGGGCTACTTTGATTGAGTTCTCCAGCTCTCTTG is part of the Mesotoga infera genome and encodes:
- a CDS encoding type II secretion system protein; the protein is MSEVIGNRPARKQGFSLVEIVMSLVIVMVIIAAVLPALTKSMQQANRNRHLTTELSRVQKALEEEYFVPERSGSYSVVLNLDAQNIVLSGELVSKEFAENKKIDIFLRER